In Rhodohalobacter barkolensis, the following proteins share a genomic window:
- a CDS encoding sensor histidine kinase, giving the protein MQKKHEKLLPIIISLLLPGLNILNNSLFQENWDLVAIIPTWLFTSAILLGLWYINDKLWPRNTVPINYIKVGAGNITAIGLAIGIQQILSFTGIIFPGRPPAWSLGLRLLVASALFITIQQMLRSVRENERLRSENYALQSENYRAQLEQLKKQLNPHFLFNSLSTLRTVIRSDKDQSEEFVLKLSDVYRQILQTRESHQITLEEELNFLNNYLYLLNVRFDSALSVTIDTRPESMHDSLPVFALQLLVENCIKHNVISEQQPLIIRIFQEDAKSITVANNYQPQKTEQQSFRMGQENLKKRYNLIGIPDGVEIRQNKEEYSVTIKLF; this is encoded by the coding sequence ATGCAGAAAAAGCACGAAAAGTTACTTCCCATTATTATATCCCTGCTGCTGCCGGGGCTTAATATTTTAAACAACTCCCTGTTCCAGGAAAATTGGGACTTGGTTGCAATTATACCAACCTGGCTGTTTACCTCTGCGATTTTACTGGGCTTATGGTATATCAATGACAAACTATGGCCCCGCAACACCGTGCCAATCAATTACATCAAAGTGGGAGCGGGGAATATTACCGCTATCGGATTGGCAATCGGGATACAGCAGATCCTCTCTTTTACCGGGATTATTTTCCCTGGCAGGCCCCCGGCGTGGAGCCTTGGATTACGATTGCTGGTGGCATCCGCATTATTTATCACTATTCAGCAGATGCTGCGATCTGTGAGGGAAAATGAACGGCTTCGGAGCGAAAACTATGCTCTGCAATCCGAAAATTACCGGGCACAGCTTGAACAGTTGAAAAAGCAGCTCAATCCCCATTTCCTGTTCAATTCGCTGAGTACTCTCCGTACGGTCATCCGTTCGGACAAAGATCAATCCGAGGAGTTTGTGTTAAAACTGTCTGATGTGTACCGCCAGATACTGCAAACACGAGAATCACATCAGATCACCTTAGAAGAGGAACTCAACTTTTTGAATAACTATCTCTACTTATTAAACGTACGCTTTGACAGTGCCTTGTCGGTAACCATCGACACCCGGCCGGAATCGATGCACGATTCGCTGCCGGTATTTGCTCTGCAGTTGCTGGTTGAAAATTGTATTAAACACAATGTAATTTCAGAGCAACAACCGTTAATTATCCGGATTTTTCAGGAAGATGCAAAAAGTATCACGGTGGCAAACAACTACCAGCCCCAAAAAACGGAACAGCAATCTTTTCGGATGGGACAAGAAAACCTTAAGAAACGCTACAATCTGATTGGGATACCAGACGGGGTTGAGATCCGGCAAAACAAAGAAGAATACTCAGTGACCATTAAACTGTTTTAG
- a CDS encoding LytR/AlgR family response regulator transcription factor, which produces MNVLIVEDEKKTAELLKELIEERSDYLVVHTCPGIESTVTYLKKHQNKLDLIFMDIQLADGESFAIFEEAEVRIPVIFCTAYDQHVLKAFKSNGIDYILKPFKEEDIHKALEKVEAMKSSLSKGIAPDAQTIKYLFAEEPAYQKTFLVRHQENMVPVRVSDIAFVYLANEMVNIYNFKGRKNVIFKSLEEIESSVDPAQFFRINRQMIVNRDAIKEISPYFKRKVIVKLPFDIPEKAVVSRLKVATFLDWMEKPV; this is translated from the coding sequence GTGAATGTTTTAATCGTTGAAGACGAAAAAAAGACCGCAGAACTGCTCAAGGAGCTCATCGAAGAGCGATCCGATTATCTGGTCGTCCACACCTGCCCGGGCATTGAAAGTACAGTGACGTATCTTAAGAAGCATCAAAATAAACTGGATCTCATATTCATGGATATCCAGCTGGCAGACGGCGAAAGTTTTGCGATTTTTGAGGAAGCAGAGGTTCGTATCCCGGTAATTTTTTGTACAGCCTACGACCAGCACGTACTAAAAGCGTTCAAGAGCAACGGCATCGATTACATTTTAAAACCGTTTAAAGAAGAAGATATCCACAAGGCGCTTGAGAAAGTAGAGGCCATGAAATCGTCCCTGTCCAAAGGAATTGCACCTGATGCTCAGACCATTAAATACCTGTTTGCAGAAGAGCCTGCCTACCAAAAAACATTTCTTGTTCGCCACCAGGAAAATATGGTACCGGTCCGGGTATCAGATATTGCCTTTGTGTATCTGGCCAATGAAATGGTGAACATCTACAATTTTAAGGGCCGGAAAAATGTCATTTTTAAAAGCCTGGAAGAGATTGAATCATCAGTCGATCCGGCGCAGTTTTTTCGTATCAACCGGCAGATGATTGTGAATCGGGATGCCATCAAGGAAATTTCCCCATACTTCAAGCGCAAAGTAATCGTCAAACTACCGTTTGATATCCCCGAAAAAGCCGTCGTCAGCCGTCTGAAAGTTGCCACGTTTTTGGACTGGATGGAAAAGCCGGTATAA
- a CDS encoding DUF2147 domain-containing protein → MKRLLLFLFALLASQVTLGQSADQIAGIWITENEKAHVEIYKQSGQYFGKIIRVEGIDDTTSTASSKDPNSNLNRESVLGTILLSDVTYDKGKWQGTLYIPKKDREVKCTLELVNEDELKITVSRFFRSSSKTWTRL, encoded by the coding sequence ATGAAGCGATTACTACTCTTTTTATTTGCCCTGTTAGCCAGCCAGGTAACCCTGGGGCAGTCAGCCGACCAAATTGCCGGCATCTGGATCACCGAAAATGAGAAAGCCCATGTCGAAATATATAAGCAATCTGGGCAGTACTTTGGAAAGATTATCAGGGTTGAGGGGATAGATGATACTACCTCAACCGCCTCATCAAAGGATCCAAATTCCAACTTAAACCGTGAATCGGTTCTGGGCACAATTCTTTTGTCAGATGTTACTTACGATAAGGGAAAATGGCAGGGTACGCTCTACATACCGAAGAAAGATCGAGAAGTAAAATGCACCCTGGAACTTGTTAATGAGGATGAACTGAAAATTACGGTCTCCAGGTTTTTTCGCTCCTCATCCAAAACATGGACCCGGTTATGA
- a CDS encoding TolC family protein, with translation MKVKNHILPLLFFCFYAFPTLAQQPDSLHQLKLQSVQVAIEFALENNPDLDVYNLNYQKARKEVSISKSSRYPTVSGTFTGQYNRDLPTSVLPGEIFGQPGQTIETQFGQEYNFNTGVTISKNILDWQSRMKTKIAEAQVMITEAETDLYRQHLSEQVAFYYYTAIITQKAIQISEKDRSIADSLLFLTRQNFEKGMVDRSALNHAKINVNNIAQSISESTSMYDQAVSSLKILLGLEANADIHFEDQAAITSAVLPDSPQIEADKELDLFIQQTDQTLVNVRLQKTAYLPKLSLTSYWGQQQFRDDFGLSFSDSDWNPYSYIGFSLSVPIFNGFAKRNQVNVAKIERSIAQQNLQQVQIQSEIQDQLLLSNYRNSLSQVESAYDTYQLWDQNRTLALQKYEKGLISLADYFKTFEDYLKAENNYLNTLSSMYSYYSTIISRQ, from the coding sequence ATGAAAGTGAAAAATCACATATTACCACTGCTATTTTTTTGCTTTTATGCCTTTCCAACGCTTGCCCAGCAGCCCGATTCGCTGCACCAACTGAAGCTGCAATCGGTGCAGGTGGCCATCGAGTTTGCCCTTGAAAACAATCCTGACCTGGACGTCTACAACTTGAATTACCAGAAGGCACGCAAGGAGGTCTCCATCTCTAAGAGTAGCCGCTATCCTACAGTCTCCGGCACGTTTACCGGTCAGTATAACCGGGACCTGCCTACCTCTGTGCTTCCGGGCGAAATCTTTGGACAGCCCGGTCAAACGATAGAAACCCAATTCGGGCAGGAATACAATTTTAATACCGGCGTTACCATTTCAAAAAACATCCTGGACTGGCAGTCGCGTATGAAAACAAAGATTGCCGAAGCCCAAGTCATGATTACCGAAGCAGAGACCGACCTCTACAGGCAGCATCTGAGCGAGCAGGTTGCCTTCTACTATTACACGGCAATTATTACCCAGAAAGCAATTCAGATCAGCGAGAAAGATCGGAGTATCGCCGACAGCCTGCTTTTTTTGACGCGGCAGAATTTTGAGAAAGGTATGGTTGATCGCTCTGCTTTAAACCACGCCAAAATCAACGTGAATAACATCGCGCAGAGTATCTCCGAAAGCACCTCGATGTACGATCAGGCTGTTTCCAGCTTAAAGATACTGCTGGGGCTGGAAGCCAATGCTGACATTCATTTTGAGGATCAGGCGGCCATTACATCCGCAGTCCTGCCCGACTCTCCACAGATCGAAGCAGACAAGGAGCTTGATTTGTTCATACAACAAACCGATCAAACCCTGGTTAATGTTCGTCTACAAAAGACGGCATATCTGCCCAAGCTCTCATTAACCTCTTATTGGGGCCAGCAGCAGTTCCGCGATGATTTCGGCCTTTCTTTTAGCGACAGTGACTGGAATCCATACAGTTATATCGGGTTCAGCCTGTCGGTACCCATCTTTAATGGATTTGCAAAAAGGAATCAGGTCAATGTTGCAAAGATTGAGCGGTCCATCGCTCAGCAAAACCTGCAGCAGGTACAGATTCAATCTGAAATCCAGGATCAACTACTTCTAAGTAACTACCGTAATAGCCTTTCACAAGTTGAATCGGCATATGATACCTACCAGCTTTGGGATCAGAACCGTACGCTTGCATTGCAAAAATATGAGAAGGGACTGATTTCGCTCGCAGATTATTTCAAAACGTTTGAAGACTACCTAAAGGCTGAAAACAACTATCTGAATACCCTTTCAAGCATGTACAGTTATTATTCAACCATCATTTCAAGACAATAG
- a CDS encoding efflux RND transporter periplasmic adaptor subunit, with amino-acid sequence MKTPTLFLFLFVCYLSFAFTGCSDNQTTRPERKTILDAVFASGHITTSDEYLVTSFAEGYLQQSYVQEGDSVTSGMPLFQLSSDVQSANLEIAEANYRDAKRKAQADSPELQQAKLQVEQAQKQLELDRKILDRYSELVTTEAVSQLDYEKAQLQHESSQKNVEILEKSLADLQYALELNLLNAEKQFDIQRESSHDYVLSASTNGQVLNVFKSQGELVRRGETIAQIGGGETLIKLYIAEEDIDEIALGQEAVISLNTHPDRTYKANISKIYPAFNEQEQSFIVEAQFSDDLQTLFPGTQLQANIIIQQKEDVLVIPAVYLMEGDTVLSRTGNKIPIKTGIKNTEWVEITSGIDTTDTIMLKL; translated from the coding sequence ATGAAAACCCCAACACTATTCCTCTTCCTTTTTGTTTGTTACCTGAGCTTCGCGTTTACCGGTTGCTCAGACAACCAAACCACCCGTCCCGAGCGAAAAACGATCCTCGATGCGGTATTTGCCAGCGGTCATATTACCACGTCGGATGAATACCTGGTGACCTCTTTTGCCGAGGGGTACCTGCAGCAATCCTACGTACAGGAAGGTGACTCGGTCACCTCGGGAATGCCCCTGTTTCAACTTTCCAGCGACGTACAGTCGGCCAACCTGGAGATTGCCGAGGCCAATTACCGTGATGCCAAACGCAAGGCTCAAGCCGATTCCCCTGAACTGCAGCAAGCGAAACTGCAGGTGGAGCAGGCGCAAAAACAATTGGAGCTAGACCGGAAAATCCTCGATCGCTATTCCGAGCTCGTAACTACCGAAGCCGTATCACAATTGGATTATGAAAAAGCACAGCTTCAGCACGAGAGCTCGCAGAAGAACGTCGAGATCCTCGAAAAGTCACTGGCAGATCTGCAATACGCCCTTGAGTTAAACCTGCTGAATGCGGAAAAACAGTTTGACATTCAACGCGAAAGCAGTCATGATTATGTACTCAGCGCTTCCACCAACGGACAGGTACTGAATGTTTTCAAAAGTCAGGGTGAACTGGTGCGCCGCGGCGAGACAATTGCACAAATCGGTGGTGGTGAAACACTCATCAAACTCTATATAGCCGAGGAAGATATCGACGAGATTGCGCTGGGACAGGAAGCGGTCATCTCCCTGAATACCCATCCCGACCGGACCTACAAAGCAAACATTAGTAAAATATATCCTGCGTTTAATGAGCAAGAGCAATCATTTATCGTGGAAGCCCAATTCTCTGATGATCTTCAAACGCTGTTCCCCGGCACCCAACTGCAGGCCAACATCATCATCCAGCAAAAAGAGGACGTCCTGGTAATTCCAGCTGTTTATTTGATGGAGGGAGATACTGTTTTAAGTCGAACAGGGAATAAAATTCCTATTAAAACAGGCATCAAAAATACCGAATGGGTGGAGATTACGAGCGGCATTGATACTACGGACACTATAATGCTTAAACTATGA
- a CDS encoding ABC transporter permease, with translation MRLFPINSTNTKIALVHLTSRLKQLLVAVLSVTFGISMYIFLNGFLNGVNDTQTELAFSTMAHIRIYNDLPEDKTNLLEMAPDNTVAVNIRNPRVIKYTEGIQNADQYVRVAERQPEVKAVSKQVNINIFYRNGAIQVNGQLSGVDVASEDKLFDTSKYVTSGSWENLSTRSNGIVLGKGLARKLSLNMGDRVQVTTADGLSKSYEIVGLLETSIISVDNSKGYIRISSARQLLSKNMSYVTDIQVNVRDFNKSEQTATTLSRVIPYKVEPWMEASGQLEAGSELRDILGIAVSLTILLVAGFGIYNIMNMTVNEKIKEIAILKAMGFDGDDIVEIFLTQSVIIGLLGGIVGMAFGYVVSRLINNIPFNVAGLEVLPMTYNLDDYGLAFMFGLITTFIAGYLPARKAASIDPVEIIRG, from the coding sequence ATGAGATTATTTCCAATAAATTCTACCAACACGAAGATTGCTCTGGTGCATCTAACCTCTCGACTAAAGCAGTTGCTGGTAGCGGTATTGAGTGTGACCTTCGGGATATCCATGTATATCTTTTTGAATGGATTTCTCAACGGTGTTAACGATACGCAGACCGAACTGGCCTTTAGCACCATGGCTCACATCCGCATATACAACGATCTGCCTGAGGACAAAACCAACCTGCTGGAGATGGCCCCAGATAACACCGTGGCGGTGAATATTCGGAATCCACGGGTCATCAAGTATACTGAAGGCATCCAAAATGCAGACCAATACGTTAGGGTGGCCGAGCGGCAACCGGAAGTGAAGGCGGTTTCAAAACAGGTAAACATCAATATCTTCTATCGAAATGGTGCCATACAGGTGAACGGGCAATTATCGGGAGTTGATGTAGCAAGCGAGGACAAGCTGTTCGATACTTCAAAATATGTCACCAGCGGCTCATGGGAAAATCTTTCTACGCGCAGCAATGGCATTGTACTTGGCAAAGGTCTGGCTCGCAAGCTGAGTCTGAATATGGGGGATCGCGTTCAGGTGACCACCGCTGACGGCTTATCCAAAAGCTATGAGATTGTAGGGTTGTTGGAAACCTCCATTATAAGCGTGGACAATTCCAAAGGGTATATACGAATCTCATCTGCCCGCCAGCTGCTCTCCAAGAACATGAGCTATGTAACCGACATACAGGTAAACGTCCGGGATTTCAATAAGTCGGAACAGACGGCGACTACCCTTTCCCGGGTGATACCCTACAAGGTGGAACCCTGGATGGAAGCCAGCGGCCAGTTGGAAGCGGGTAGTGAATTGCGGGATATTCTCGGAATAGCTGTTTCTCTGACTATTTTGCTGGTTGCCGGCTTCGGTATCTATAACATCATGAATATGACCGTGAATGAGAAGATTAAAGAGATCGCCATATTAAAAGCGATGGGATTTGACGGTGACGATATTGTAGAAATATTCCTGACCCAGTCTGTGATTATCGGTTTGTTGGGCGGAATCGTCGGCATGGCTTTTGGGTATGTGGTCTCAAGACTTATTAACAACATTCCTTTCAATGTCGCCGGCCTGGAGGTGCTGCCGATGACCTACAACCTCGACGATTACGGGCTAGCCTTCATGTTCGGACTCATCACCACATTTATAGCAGGCTACCTGCCGGCGCGGAAAGCCGCTAGCATTGATCCTGTAGAAATTATAAGAGGATAA
- a CDS encoding ABC transporter ATP-binding protein: MNNYALSVQHISKFFYEPKKFQVLKDISFDVKQGEFLALIGKSGSGKSTLLYVLSTMDTDYDGSISINGTMLKGKSQNDLAAFRNRNIGFVFQFHYLLPEFSALDNVMLPALKLKQKPDEQIREEALENLNLLGIKDQAFKLASKLSGGQQQRVAIARALINEPAIIMGDEPTGNLDSENTKIVFDIFRQLARDRGQTIIAVTHDDDFADNCDRVIELADGKLYR; the protein is encoded by the coding sequence ATGAATAATTACGCTTTATCAGTCCAACATATTTCCAAGTTTTTTTATGAACCCAAAAAATTCCAGGTACTAAAAGACATCAGCTTCGATGTGAAGCAGGGCGAATTCCTGGCCTTGATTGGCAAATCCGGTTCTGGTAAGTCAACTCTACTGTATGTGCTTTCCACTATGGATACCGATTATGACGGATCCATTTCGATTAACGGAACGATGCTGAAGGGGAAAAGCCAAAATGACCTGGCTGCATTTCGTAACCGCAATATCGGTTTTGTATTCCAGTTCCATTATCTGCTACCGGAATTTTCGGCCCTGGATAATGTGATGCTGCCTGCACTGAAATTGAAGCAGAAACCCGATGAACAAATTCGGGAAGAGGCACTCGAAAATTTGAACCTCCTGGGGATCAAAGACCAGGCGTTCAAATTGGCCAGCAAACTATCCGGCGGACAGCAGCAACGGGTGGCCATTGCACGGGCACTCATCAATGAGCCTGCAATTATCATGGGAGATGAACCTACCGGTAACCTTGACTCAGAAAATACCAAAATCGTCTTTGACATATTTCGTCAACTTGCCAGAGACCGGGGGCAGACGATAATTGCTGTAACCCATGATGATGATTTCGCCGACAACTGCGACCGGGTAATTGAGCTCGCGGACGGGAAGTTGTATCGCTAA
- a CDS encoding type II toxin-antitoxin system RelE/ParE family toxin translates to MIKSFGDKATSDLFHGNSSSKVRKLPTQILESATYKLDILNAATSLDDLSSPPGNRLEALRGDYKGFHSIRINAQWRIVFRWQDSSAYDVAIADYH, encoded by the coding sequence ATGATCAAATCATTCGGAGATAAAGCAACCTCAGATCTGTTTCATGGCAACTCAAGCAGTAAGGTCAGGAAGCTTCCGACCCAAATTCTTGAATCTGCCACCTATAAACTAGATATCCTGAATGCAGCCACTTCTCTTGATGATTTGAGTTCACCACCCGGCAACAGGCTGGAAGCATTGCGGGGTGATTACAAAGGTTTTCATAGTATTCGAATCAACGCCCAATGGAGAATCGTATTCCGCTGGCAGGATTCAAGTGCTTATGACGTTGCCATTGCCGATTATCATTAA
- a CDS encoding HigA family addiction module antitoxin: MIPKNRVTTHPGTILLKEYLEPMGLTQKELADHLDIPIQRVNEIVRGKRGVSPDTAWLLSEAFDTSPEFWLNLQSMHDLSSNRPNRHIKSLKTVQA; encoded by the coding sequence ATGATTCCAAAAAACAGAGTAACCACACATCCCGGAACCATCCTACTCAAAGAGTATCTTGAACCGATGGGTTTGACCCAAAAGGAATTGGCAGATCATCTTGATATACCGATTCAAAGAGTTAACGAAATTGTAAGAGGTAAAAGAGGAGTCTCTCCGGATACAGCATGGCTACTATCCGAGGCGTTCGATACCTCTCCTGAATTTTGGCTGAATTTACAGTCTATGCACGATCTGTCATCAAATCGTCCAAACAGACACATCAAATCCCTAAAAACTGTTCAGGCATAA
- a CDS encoding type II toxin-antitoxin system HigB family toxin, producing MRVFARKTLREFWINHSDSEDALKAWFSEAENSQWESPADIKNNYPSASILPDNRVVFNIKGNNYRLVVKINYDYGQVFIRFVGTHAEYDKIDATTI from the coding sequence ATGCGAGTATTTGCCCGAAAAACATTACGCGAATTTTGGATTAATCATTCGGACAGTGAAGATGCATTAAAGGCGTGGTTTTCTGAAGCTGAAAATTCTCAATGGGAATCTCCAGCAGATATAAAGAATAATTATCCATCTGCCAGTATTCTTCCTGACAATCGAGTGGTTTTCAATATTAAGGGCAATAACTATCGGTTAGTAGTCAAAATTAATTATGACTACGGACAGGTATTCATCCGTTTTGTAGGTACTCATGCCGAATACGACAAAATTGATGCAACGACAATTTAA